CTCGGGATGCTCATGCCAGTCTCCCCACTCCACGTGGCAACAGCCCTCGCTGCTCACTTCCCCCACATTCTCCCACTCCGGCTCTCGGCCGGCTCCCCCCGCGACACCACGTTCGAAGAGCCTCAGCCGGCAACTCGCCAGATCGCTGTGCAGGCAGAAGCAACCAGACCCGTCCGGGTCCGTGTACGGCGCTTCGAGGATCATGTCCAGGGGACAGTTCACCTCCAGCTCGATCCGTTCGCGTTCCGATTCGGCCGCGAAGGACCACCGTCCGGGAACCGCTTCGCTTGTGGCCGCGGAACCGTCCAGCGGCGCGATCAACCGCACTTCACGGCCATGAACGCGCGCGATCAGCACATGGACCGGCGGCGGTCCGTCCGCGGAGGCCGGGATGCACGAGACCTCCAGGTAACCCGCCGGATCGTCGTCGAACCGGTTGCAATGAGCCCAGAGCCAGTGCGGCGGGTGTTTCCCTCCCCAAACATGGCTCTGCTCGCCCGGCGCGTCCTCGATCACCAGCCGGCGGTCCCCGATCTCGATCG
Above is a window of Acidobacteriota bacterium DNA encoding:
- a CDS encoding tocopherol cyclase family protein, whose product is MNLDQANALRWTAAARGCYEVYYLTLNDLASETGYWIRYVVQAPEITKRSAELELWFTFLDRRDPEQSFGVFERRPLGTLESRAAPFRLGFGVGPVGGRRFAPAELRNGLARGEVGRGDRRVRWHLEWPADSELILPFPEALYSSGDVPGAMLYPYPATRFIGTIEIGDRRLVIEDAPGEQSHVWGGKHPPHWLWAHCNRFDDDPAGYLEVSCIPASADGPPPVHVLIARVHGREVRLIAPLDGSAATSEAVPGRWSFAAESERERIELEVNCPLDMILEAPYTDPDGSGCFCLHSDLASCRLRLFERGVAGGAGREPEWENVGEVSSEGCCHVEWGDWHEHPEVEGRIERVEAG